The Streptomyces sp. NBC_01197 genome window below encodes:
- a CDS encoding MFS transporter, with translation MTTARSSDGFSPARRVGRAVGHALHRPFTGTAKGIRRATNAHGAGESGLGKLIELHAVNSAGDVMITVALASTVFFSVPTDQARGRVALYLLVTMAPFALLAPVIGPLLDRLPHGRRAAMAGAMLARAVLALVMSGAVATGGLELYPAALGVLVASKAYGVVRSAVVPRLLPPRFSLVKANSRVTLGGLLATGVGAPIGAGLHKIGSAWPLYGASAVFLFGAFLAFALPRKVDSAKGEGKARLVERTDERKPSLRTVGPSVLNGLVANSALRSLSGFLIFFLAFLLREHPMAGQNAAVSLTIVGVAAGGGNALGTAVGALLRSRGPEIMIATLLGVALGTAILTAAFFVSFLVTVLAAVAGFSQALAKLSLDAMIQRDVPETVRTSAFARSETVLQLAWVVGGAIAMALPLNGTLGASVGAALVAVGVITTVRGLLTAARRGSPHPRVA, from the coding sequence GTGACCACCGCAAGGTCGTCCGACGGATTCAGCCCGGCGCGCAGGGTGGGGCGGGCCGTCGGTCATGCCCTCCATCGGCCGTTCACTGGTACCGCAAAAGGGATCAGACGGGCGACGAACGCCCATGGAGCGGGCGAGTCGGGCCTCGGCAAACTGATCGAGCTGCACGCCGTGAACAGCGCCGGTGACGTGATGATCACGGTTGCGCTGGCCTCGACCGTCTTCTTCTCCGTACCGACCGATCAGGCCCGCGGCCGGGTCGCGCTCTATCTCCTGGTCACCATGGCGCCGTTCGCGCTGCTCGCCCCGGTGATCGGCCCCCTGCTCGACCGGCTGCCGCACGGCCGCCGGGCCGCGATGGCCGGCGCGATGCTGGCCCGAGCGGTCCTCGCGCTGGTGATGTCGGGGGCCGTGGCGACCGGCGGGCTTGAGCTGTATCCGGCGGCGCTGGGCGTACTGGTGGCGTCGAAGGCGTACGGAGTGGTGCGCAGCGCGGTGGTCCCACGGCTGTTGCCACCACGGTTCTCGCTGGTCAAAGCCAACTCCCGGGTCACGCTCGGGGGGCTGCTCGCCACCGGTGTGGGGGCGCCCATCGGGGCCGGGCTGCACAAGATCGGCTCCGCCTGGCCGCTCTACGGGGCGTCCGCCGTCTTCCTGTTCGGGGCGTTCCTGGCGTTCGCGCTGCCCCGCAAGGTGGACTCCGCGAAGGGCGAAGGCAAGGCCCGGCTGGTGGAGCGGACCGACGAGCGCAAGCCGTCGCTGCGCACGGTCGGCCCCTCCGTGCTGAACGGCCTGGTGGCGAACTCCGCGCTGCGCTCGCTCTCCGGCTTCCTGATCTTCTTCCTGGCCTTCCTGCTGCGCGAGCACCCGATGGCCGGGCAGAACGCCGCCGTGTCGCTGACCATCGTGGGTGTCGCGGCCGGCGGGGGCAATGCGCTGGGCACGGCCGTCGGTGCGCTGCTGCGCTCGCGCGGCCCTGAGATCATGATCGCCACCCTGCTCGGGGTGGCGCTGGGCACCGCGATTCTCACGGCTGCCTTCTTCGTCTCCTTCCTGGTGACGGTGCTGGCCGCGGTCGCCGGGTTCTCGCAGGCGCTGGCCAAGCTCTCGCTGGACGCGATGATCCAGCGGGATGTGCCGGAGACCGTACGGACCTCGGCGTTCGCACGGTCGGAGACGGTGCTCCAGCTGGCCTGGGTGGTGGGCGGCGCCATCGCGATGGCCCTTCCGCTGAACGGCACGCTGGGTGCGTCGGTGGGCGCGGCGCTGGTCGCGGTGGGTGTGATCACGACCGTACGGGGGCTCCTGACGGCCGCACGGCGCGGCTCACCGCACCCCCGCGTGGCGTGA
- a CDS encoding DUF3027 domain-containing protein produces MSAATTRSRTPDRLCAEAVGLAREAAEEAAFPGVVGEHVSVVAEGDRVVTHYFECKEPGYRGWRWAVTVARASRAKLVTLDETVLLPGSDSLLAPEWVPWSERLRPGDMGPGDLLPTEAEDLRLEPGFSGEDAPPPNSVLSEELAERVEAEDAEVTDRTAVPARGTVAAVADELGMRRARVLSRYGLHQAADRWDEEYGAKTPMAQAAPASCVTCAFLIPLSGSLRQAFGVCGNEFGPADGHVVSLSYGCGGHSEAAVMPKPPRPAPLVLDSTGADPFALRPDPEGGSVSAEAASGADDLGHS; encoded by the coding sequence GTGAGTGCTGCGACGACGAGAAGCCGTACCCCTGACCGCCTGTGCGCCGAGGCGGTCGGCCTCGCCCGCGAGGCGGCGGAGGAAGCTGCCTTCCCCGGGGTGGTCGGCGAACACGTCTCTGTGGTGGCCGAGGGTGACCGGGTGGTCACCCACTACTTCGAGTGCAAGGAACCGGGTTACCGGGGCTGGCGCTGGGCGGTGACGGTCGCCCGGGCGTCCCGGGCGAAGCTCGTCACGCTTGACGAGACGGTTCTGCTGCCGGGCTCCGACTCGCTGCTGGCCCCCGAGTGGGTGCCGTGGAGCGAGCGGCTGCGCCCGGGCGACATGGGGCCCGGCGACCTGCTGCCCACCGAGGCGGAGGATCTGCGCCTGGAGCCCGGTTTCTCGGGTGAGGACGCGCCGCCGCCCAACTCCGTGCTCTCCGAAGAGCTGGCGGAGCGGGTCGAGGCGGAGGACGCCGAGGTCACCGACCGCACGGCGGTCCCGGCCCGCGGCACGGTCGCCGCGGTCGCCGACGAGCTGGGGATGCGGCGGGCGCGGGTGCTGTCCCGCTACGGGCTGCACCAGGCGGCGGACCGCTGGGACGAGGAGTACGGGGCGAAGACCCCGATGGCGCAGGCGGCCCCCGCGTCCTGTGTGACGTGTGCCTTCCTGATCCCGCTCTCCGGTTCGCTGCGGCAGGCCTTCGGGGTCTGCGGGAACGAGTTCGGCCCGGCGGACGGGCATGTGGTGTCGCTGTCGTACGGCTGCGGCGGGCACTCGGAGGCGGCGGTCATGCCGAAACCGCCGCGTCCCGCGCCGCTGGTGCTCGACTCGACGGGGGCGGACCCGTTCGCGCTGCGGCCGGACCCGGAGGGCGGTTCCGTCTCGGCGGAGGCGGCGTCCGGGGCGGACGATCTGGGGCATTCGTAG